The Glandiceps talaboti chromosome 1, keGlaTala1.1, whole genome shotgun sequence genome has a segment encoding these proteins:
- the LOC144434678 gene encoding uncharacterized protein LOC144434678, translating to MEDRTSLGESDKIVSGELEGYATIQINDSEPMPLISRQVKAEATVSKAFSELLATTLVVMSVVFVITVALNKDKNLDLPYDGVDWYYLFLYSTSILAMVVMRLKMIDRSANIPKKSGSSYVKVGATLFGICVMMLSGFKFAAIVDKSYENADWVNATESVVMIIFILAQMIFVSSYSDICINKWTTLARIYDKTFTSRIWLMWTSAVLLTCSLKFGPSRRATSVIENQYIGRKD from the exons ATGGAGGACAGGACATCTTTGGGTGAAAGTGATAAGATTGTGTCTGGCGAGTTGGAAGGCTATGCTACAATACAAATTAATGACAGTGAACCCATGCCACTGATATCACGACAGGTTAAAGCTGA AGCTACGGTGAGTAAAGCATTCAGCGAGTTATTGGCTACAACTCTGGTTGTCATGTCTGTGGTTTTCGTCATAACCGTTGCACTCAACAAAGACAAAAATCTTGATCTGCCGTATGATGGTGTCGATTGGTATTATTTATTTCTCTACTCAACTTCTATACTTGCTATGGTAGTCATGAGACTAAAGATGATTGATAGATCTGCGAATATACCAAAAAAATCTGGCTCGTCATATGTcaaag TCGGTGCGACATTGTTTGGTATATGTGTAATGATGTTATCAGGGTTTAAGTTCGCTGCAATAGTGGATAAAAGCTACGAAAATGCTGACTGGGTGAATGCAACAGAATCTGTCGTCATGATCATATTCATATTAGCACAAATGATATTCGTGTCTTCGTATTCTGACATCTGCATCAACAAGTGGACCACACTTGCCAG gatatatgataaaacctttacgtCTCGGATATGGCTTATGTGGACTTCAGCAGTACTGCTTACGTGTTCACTTAAATTTGGGCCCTCCCGCCGTGCAACGTCGGTCATCGAAAACCAATATATCGGCCGTAAAGATTAA